The following coding sequences lie in one Vibrio sp. ED004 genomic window:
- a CDS encoding diguanylate cyclase, translated as MPSGSSKQLPAKLLSLLFFLVVVSAIEFFHAKELTYLKNESYSEAKKQLSIIRSRIEATIVSDMYILNNFSTLVTINPNGDQKSWDQIAQNIIRDGFHIRLIGLAENDVLNFVYPMEGNEQILGIDYRDHPSQWESVEIARNIGNTFIAGPFDLFQGGQALITRTPIFRDPPFNQDYWGVSSAVIDLDALLKDVGIGKIEKKYELAIRGTNSAGKEGDVFYGKPSVFSNAFTTEQVSFPYGGWYLALSGNEHVLMDVPWYRVHGVRLVGYTLMLILAVAYIMIYRLYRIADSRSMHDELTMLPNRRYFMYSLKQAFKTVQKQKTKTFAVVNIDLDAFKAINDTYGHAAGDKVLIECAKRIKSKLRTSDIVARMGGDEFLVLLPRIIDEEHVASITNKLQGAICETPVVYETHSIYLRISVGWVVYNDCFNDVDGLLKAADEKMYEQKRQITSTES; from the coding sequence ATGCCAAGTGGTTCTAGCAAGCAATTGCCTGCCAAATTATTATCTTTGTTGTTTTTCCTAGTGGTAGTGAGTGCTATCGAGTTTTTTCACGCCAAGGAATTAACCTATCTTAAAAATGAATCCTATTCAGAGGCAAAAAAGCAGCTCTCGATTATTCGATCCCGCATAGAAGCGACGATCGTGTCAGACATGTATATCCTCAATAATTTCTCGACTCTTGTGACCATTAACCCCAATGGAGATCAAAAGAGCTGGGATCAAATTGCTCAAAACATTATCCGTGACGGCTTCCATATTCGCTTGATTGGCCTTGCTGAAAACGATGTACTTAATTTCGTTTATCCAATGGAAGGCAATGAGCAGATCCTCGGGATTGATTACCGTGACCACCCAAGCCAATGGGAGTCGGTAGAGATCGCACGCAACATCGGGAATACCTTTATCGCGGGGCCATTTGACCTGTTTCAAGGTGGTCAAGCCTTGATTACGCGCACGCCTATCTTTAGAGATCCTCCCTTTAATCAAGACTATTGGGGTGTGTCGAGTGCGGTGATTGATCTCGATGCACTGCTGAAAGATGTGGGCATCGGCAAGATTGAGAAAAAATACGAATTGGCAATACGTGGAACCAACAGCGCCGGCAAAGAGGGTGATGTTTTCTATGGCAAACCAAGCGTCTTCTCGAATGCGTTTACGACAGAGCAGGTGAGCTTCCCTTATGGTGGCTGGTACCTTGCGTTGTCAGGCAATGAACATGTGTTGATGGATGTGCCTTGGTACCGTGTTCATGGGGTGAGGCTAGTGGGTTACACCCTAATGCTGATTCTAGCGGTTGCTTACATTATGATTTACAGGCTCTATCGCATTGCGGATAGCCGTTCAATGCATGATGAACTGACGATGCTACCTAATCGCCGTTACTTCATGTACAGCCTCAAGCAAGCGTTCAAAACGGTACAAAAGCAGAAAACCAAAACCTTTGCAGTGGTCAACATCGACCTAGATGCCTTTAAGGCCATCAATGATACCTATGGTCACGCCGCAGGTGACAAAGTCTTGATTGAGTGTGCTAAACGAATCAAGAGTAAGCTGCGTACCTCAGATATTGTAGCGAGGATGGGCGGGGATGAATTTCTAGTTCTGTTGCCGCGCATTATCGATGAAGAACATGTGGCATCGATTACCAATAAACTGCAAGGCGCGATCTGCGAAACGCCTGTGGTTTATGAAACGCACTCAATTTATCTCAGAATCAGTGTGGGTTGGGTTGTTTATAACGACTGCTTCAACGATGTGGATGGCCTTTTAAAAGCCGCTGATGAAAAAATGTACGAGCAGAAGCGCCAGATAACCTCGACAGAATCTTAG
- a CDS encoding DUF3541 domain-containing protein, translating into MKLKSLTLCTLLSASVAAAFQVQATSDEQQTVNVQERINIQATSVPNVQSQADSLYSQKQSFKQSADLIRTTYESQLFTLPAFKEGHYGLRMYRQTLDDKYSAAVWSDMARVSSKLSRLSNDVHTMEQIVLYSEKRVASYVGDDDERSVRRYNITKHMPEYLYLGVDLLGSMARANEYGLEHKNDAKLREIIRRYDFSRYVTNEDMVKAWAAQLANQVYWLRQLGEQDVVDEFVDTFKKAYPDDKDKKLSSQQYGNKIYGMTHVIFGDSEYYQHQVSEQEHQWIYDYFRENIDTILLRAKEDVIAEVGLTFLLAGLEDDPVVEKTRLAIQASIDKKHGMIPSITGDFDLEYGEHRNVLAIMLLDWQQVNEAPTFKGNPKMFKTIPYGLIENQPLSK; encoded by the coding sequence ATGAAGCTAAAATCTCTCACTCTGTGCACTTTGTTATCTGCCTCTGTCGCAGCAGCGTTTCAAGTACAAGCAACTTCTGACGAGCAACAGACTGTTAACGTACAAGAGCGTATTAACATACAAGCAACAAGCGTACCAAATGTTCAATCACAAGCTGATTCTCTCTACTCTCAAAAACAATCTTTCAAACAATCCGCCGATTTGATTCGCACGACCTACGAAAGCCAACTCTTCACCCTGCCAGCATTCAAAGAGGGTCACTATGGTTTGCGTATGTATCGACAAACATTAGACGACAAATATTCTGCCGCGGTGTGGAGTGATATGGCACGCGTATCAAGCAAGCTCAGCCGCCTGTCGAATGATGTTCACACCATGGAACAAATCGTCCTTTATTCAGAGAAACGCGTGGCTTCTTATGTCGGTGACGACGATGAACGCAGTGTTCGACGCTACAACATCACCAAGCACATGCCTGAATATCTGTACCTCGGTGTCGACCTTCTGGGTTCTATGGCACGTGCGAACGAATACGGTTTGGAACACAAGAACGATGCCAAACTGCGTGAAATCATTCGTCGCTATGACTTCTCTCGCTACGTAACCAATGAAGACATGGTCAAAGCGTGGGCGGCTCAACTTGCAAACCAAGTTTACTGGCTGCGTCAGTTGGGTGAGCAAGATGTGGTTGATGAGTTCGTTGATACCTTCAAAAAAGCGTACCCAGACGACAAAGACAAGAAACTTTCAAGCCAGCAATACGGTAATAAGATCTATGGCATGACACATGTGATCTTCGGTGACTCGGAATACTACCAACATCAAGTGAGCGAGCAAGAACACCAATGGATCTACGATTACTTTAGAGAAAACATCGATACCATCCTGCTGCGCGCGAAAGAAGATGTGATTGCAGAGGTTGGATTAACCTTCCTACTTGCAGGCCTAGAAGATGATCCGGTTGTAGAGAAAACTCGACTCGCGATCCAAGCTTCTATCGATAAAAAACACGGGATGATCCCGTCTATAACGGGTGACTTTGACCTTGAGTACGGTGAGCATCGCAACGTATTGGCAATCATGCTGCTTGATTGGCAACAAGTGAACGAAGCACCGACGTTCAAGGGCAATCCAAAAATGTTTAAAACAATTCCTTACGGGCTCATTGAAAACCAACCATTGAGTAAATAG